The proteins below come from a single Malus sylvestris chromosome 3, drMalSylv7.2, whole genome shotgun sequence genomic window:
- the LOC126616348 gene encoding uncharacterized protein LOC126616348, with amino-acid sequence MFYTQILLTVGVRLPLHPWLQKMLSLIGYAPGQLNPGFWDTLIGFYIIWMECGLCEPSFHQWRYCYKMRPAKSCTGYAECACRSERERIVYGKKKAYYTWKNRWCFLYNDWEYDKGVTPERRVLTHFQTVGCNVSTVRTICYLLWSFLASNTLLHVVTRGTIKLFGQELSDIEKVLRVPKEDRHLSKLRPLFRRYGFQPLVSESQGRSMEKVSKKTGTSTNKRKAPVLVPSEDILPHKKIHKFRGEPSVRPKSQDGVLKGPAFRKTGVEAVENAAAVVAGEGSRLLPPPLTMEHTVQESDPGSRHEGKGKERAGSVPWKDLRVATRPKDFGDINNCLAGRRFAFDELGEPLAKDESDCDRMLKLSSYVMAEYHDRLQEVERYKAKLKENKQLVDEARRNKGLLTQALQLKDETMESLKRRNGENLRLKKLFEATKKQLEVATLEVSKVRGELDGALVEISELEKSIPTEREAAVQEYLSSSTFHLAIKPYCAQEARFEKRKWMAVLDRYDDGSILRKYHEDIDEHHRKGETFVLAVDPSSEDESDNEGSADAQTQHGEEDLGDAEDDGRTRSDTARGSASDENE; translated from the exons atgttctacacccagatattactgactgtaggggtgagactacctttacatccgtggttgcaaaagatgttatctttgatcggatatgcacctgggcaactcaatcctggtttctgggatactttgattggattttatatcatttggatggagtgtgggttgtgtgagccttccttccatcagtggcgttactgttacaagatgcgcccagcaaaatcatgcactggttatgccgagtgtgcatgtcggagtgagagagagcgtattgtgtatggtaagaaaaaggcatactacacatggaaaaaccgttggtgctttctgtataatgattgggagtatgataagggtgtcacgcctgagcgacgtgtgcttactcacttccagactgtaggttgtaacgtatcaaccgttcgtactatttgctatttgttgtggtcttttcttgcttctaacactttgcttcatgtagtgacgcggggcaccatcaaactgtttgggcaggagctatctgacatagagaaggtgttgagggtgcccaaagaggatagacacttaagcaagctacgacccttatttcgtcggtacggtttccaacccttagtttccgagagccagggacgatcga tggagaaggtaagcaagaaaacagggactagcaccaataaaaggaaagcaccagtgttagttccttcggaagacatcctaccgcataagaaaattcataagttccgAGGGGAACCATCCGTTAGACCTAAGTCCCAAGATGGGGTCCTTAAGGGGCCTGCCTTTAGGAAGACTGGAGTCGAGGCCGTTGAAAATGCTGCTGCCGTAGTTGCAGGAGAAGGGAGCCGACTGTTGCCTCCTCCTCTTACTATGGAGCACACTGTCCAGGAAAGTGATCCTGGTTCCCGCCATGAggggaaaggcaaggaaagagctggcagtgtcccgtggaaggacttgagggttgccacgcggccaaaggattttggggatatcaacaattgcttggcagggcgtcgattcgccttcgatgagctcggagagcccttagctaaggatgaatcggattgcgaccggatgttgaagctgtcttcatat gtcatggccgagtatcacgacagactgcaagaggttgagcggtacaaggcaaaactgaaggagaataagcagcttgtggacgaggcccgaaggaataagggacttttgactcaggctctccaactgaaggacgaaaccatggagagcttgaaaaggcgaaatggtgagaacctaaggcttaagaaattgtttgaggcaactaaaaaacagttggaggtggctaccttggaggtatccaaggttaggggagaattggatggtgccttagttgagatttctgaactggagaagagcattccaactgaaagggaggctgctgtgcaagaatacttaagttcttcgacctttcatcttgctattaaaccctactgtgctcaagaagctcgctttgaaaaaaggaaatggatggccgtccttgatcgttatgatgatgggagcattcttcgaaaataccacgaagatatagatgagcatcatcgaaagggcgagacatttgtccttgctgttgatcctagcagcgaagatgagtctgataatgaaggtagtgctgatgcacagactcagcatggtgaagaggatcttggggatgcagaggatgatggtaggacgcggagtgatactgccaggggttcggcttcagatgagaatgaatag